One window of Bacteroidales bacterium genomic DNA carries:
- a CDS encoding lipocalin family protein, giving the protein MTKTLKVAAVLMILVSLASCSEKIIGTWNIASYEESTKGKQGAVLSNIGTITFEKSGNGTKDISYSIMGILMEDKLPFTWTLEENIVTIEGEDSEFSKTWIVMENKRKSQSWKSTDGSSEVHKLKLTK; this is encoded by the coding sequence ATGACAAAAACACTAAAAGTTGCAGCTGTGCTTATGATTCTGGTTTCACTGGCATCATGCTCGGAAAAGATTATCGGAACTTGGAACATCGCAAGCTACGAAGAGAGTACAAAGGGTAAACAAGGGGCAGTGCTTTCAAATATCGGCACCATTACCTTTGAAAAAAGCGGAAATGGAACAAAAGACATCAGCTATTCTATTATGGGAATTCTGATGGAAGATAAACTGCCCTTTACCTGGACCCTGGAGGAAAACATAGTTACTATCGAGGGTGAAGATTCCGAATTTTCAAAAACATGGATCGTGATGGAAAATAAAAGGAAAAGCCAATCCTGGAAATCCACCGATGGATCGAGCGAAGTTCACAAGCTGAAGTTGACAAAGTAG
- the tsaD gene encoding tRNA (adenosine(37)-N6)-threonylcarbamoyltransferase complex transferase subunit TsaD — protein sequence MAIILGIESSCDDTSAAVLRNNVVLSNVTANQNVHQKFGGVVPELASRAHQQNIIPVIHEALSVAGISKNEIDAVAFTRGPGLLGSLLVGTSFAKAFSLGLDIPLIEVDHMMAHILAHFIHLPGEIKKDPEFPFLCLTVSGGHTQIVVVRDHFDMEIIGQTIDDAAGETFDKAAKIMSLPYPGGPVVDKLSQEGDPEIFHFPEPQVAGYNYSFSGLKTSFLYFLRDQLKTNPDFIEQNKHHLSASLQATIIRILMKKLKMAADYYHISEVAIAGGVSANSGLRKALIDARQTWNWNTYIPQFQFTTDNAAMIAMTGYFKFIKNQFTDQKAAPYARGGI from the coding sequence ATGGCAATAATCCTTGGAATTGAATCCTCCTGCGACGACACCTCGGCGGCTGTCCTGCGCAACAATGTTGTACTGTCAAACGTCACCGCCAATCAGAACGTTCATCAGAAATTTGGCGGTGTGGTACCCGAACTTGCTTCCCGGGCACATCAGCAAAACATCATTCCGGTGATTCATGAAGCCCTGTCGGTGGCAGGAATCTCAAAAAATGAGATTGATGCCGTTGCTTTCACACGTGGCCCGGGACTCCTTGGTTCATTGCTTGTCGGTACCTCGTTCGCCAAGGCATTTTCGCTCGGGCTGGATATTCCGCTCATTGAAGTGGATCATATGATGGCTCACATCCTGGCTCATTTCATCCATTTGCCCGGTGAAATAAAAAAAGACCCTGAATTCCCTTTTCTCTGCCTGACGGTATCAGGAGGGCATACACAAATCGTAGTAGTCAGAGATCATTTTGATATGGAGATTATTGGTCAGACCATTGACGACGCTGCCGGAGAAACCTTCGACAAAGCCGCTAAAATAATGAGTCTGCCCTACCCCGGAGGCCCTGTCGTGGATAAACTGTCTCAGGAAGGCGATCCGGAGATATTTCACTTTCCCGAACCACAGGTTGCTGGATACAACTACAGCTTCAGCGGGTTGAAAACTTCGTTTCTCTACTTTTTAAGAGACCAACTGAAAACAAATCCGGATTTTATCGAACAAAATAAACACCACCTGAGTGCTTCGCTGCAAGCTACAATCATAAGAATCCTGATGAAAAAACTTAAGATGGCAGCCGACTACTATCATATCAGCGAGGTGGCGATTGCCGGCGGAGTATCAGCTAATTCAGGGCTGCGTAAAGCTTTGATTGATGCACGACAAACCTGGAACTGGAACACCTACATTCCACAATTCCAGTTTACAACCGATAATGCTGCCATGATTGCCATGACAGGGTATTTCAAATTTATCAAAAACCAATTCACCGACCAAAAGGCTGCACCGTATGCCCGGGGAGGAATTTGA
- a CDS encoding WYL domain-containing protein has translation MATNKHATIRYQALDRCFSNFGRKFFIEDLVAACRDALYEFTGIEDGVKQRQIFEDIRFMESSQGWAIPLERIPDGKMKYYRYTDKSFSINKQALTPAEASQITETLSILTRFKGMPHFNWIEEVQIRLKEVFHFKGDSNSFVGFEQNPYLKGLDFFGTVFNAILNQRALRLTYQGFKQLEPTNALFHPYYLKQYNRRWFVFGFNQDYEAISNFALDRIIEAEETNDQYIENDTIDFEEYFEDMVGVSSDLGDTPEVVILEINKDVWPYIETKPLHGSQKVIERAGEFVRIQLEVIINFELTTLLFSFGDGLKIIDPEQLKQAVITKAENLIKKYF, from the coding sequence ATGGCAACCAATAAGCACGCAACAATCAGATATCAGGCACTGGATAGGTGTTTCAGTAATTTCGGAAGAAAGTTTTTTATCGAAGACCTGGTTGCGGCTTGTAGGGATGCACTGTACGAGTTCACAGGAATTGAGGATGGAGTCAAACAAAGACAAATTTTTGAAGATATCAGATTCATGGAAAGCTCGCAGGGATGGGCAATTCCGCTCGAAAGAATTCCAGATGGAAAGATGAAATATTACAGATATACAGACAAATCTTTCTCGATAAATAAACAAGCATTAACCCCGGCTGAAGCCTCACAAATCACCGAGACATTGTCAATTCTTACAAGGTTTAAAGGAATGCCTCATTTCAATTGGATTGAGGAAGTCCAAATCAGATTAAAGGAGGTTTTTCATTTTAAAGGCGATTCAAACTCATTTGTTGGCTTTGAGCAGAATCCATACCTGAAAGGATTGGATTTTTTTGGTACAGTATTCAATGCCATTTTGAATCAACGTGCTTTGCGCCTTACTTATCAGGGTTTTAAACAGCTTGAGCCAACAAATGCCCTTTTTCATCCATACTATCTCAAGCAGTATAACAGACGTTGGTTTGTCTTTGGTTTTAACCAGGATTACGAAGCAATTTCAAACTTCGCACTCGACAGAATAATCGAAGCCGAAGAAACCAACGATCAATACATTGAGAATGATACCATTGATTTTGAAGAGTATTTCGAAGATATGGTCGGCGTTAGCTCAGATTTGGGAGATACACCTGAAGTTGTCATCCTGGAAATCAATAAAGATGTTTGGCCTTACATCGAAACAAAACCCCTTCACGGTTCGCAAAAAGTCATTGAAAGGGCAGGTGAATTTGTACGCATTCAACTGGAAGTTATTATCAATTTTGAGTTGACAACACTTTTATTTTCATTTGGAGATGGGTTGAAAATAATTGATCCAGAACAACTTAAGCAAGCTGTAATTACAAAGGCAGAAAACCTGATCAAAAAATATTTTTAG
- a CDS encoding N-6 DNA methylase, with translation MTLHEAIQKVLTESGCCMTASEIADKVNRLKLYQRGDGNPVPTSQIHARVKNYAALFTKMDGQICLRNKAFSTSKTGIGEIPSPVLAEKPSISFRQKTRTLHEAITDVLRRFDRPMTAAEIADEINKHNLYQRGDGMPVPAFQIPLRVRHYQNLFYTTNDGRIARIVVKEKDLITIATDIRDDLIHLFYQSGFSENNFQLLLPTLFLFKRMFDNPDLAEKQLNIGFADISFDGEGLVHFLIALQSSDGPFSLKVDGLIKTFTEIIEKNQSVLFSDDYLNTDLSEQKVSKKEFGAFFKELIYKMAKQQVEKAGEFYTPEIVSNLICEMIGNQINKTTRVYNPATGFATIPALLAQKTGSSFIFAGEEINKEIYLLGLMNLIVNHINTDDFVNQDSFGNETPKDKFDFAICVPPFTSKQSNTEANDHFPVKTKDFTLQFIQQCALSLQTNGRAIILVPENVLYSSKPDFIEIRKYLLDKKSIAGVISLPTNLFSPITAIKTSLLILSKNVNEQITFVELEDLDDKELFEKIQMIGMQFQEQLHEFDNQVMEPSIDYGISNYSKTGYQQIDAESYNLSAKRNMVSEPSEQENQVALERVLQPARVLSEWNRIDPPPIVTNGDLNEAFSKVYLDYKALKRNYNLANLRLVNDPVLLISGLSANPKPTFYNQENGPILIPNRIRAFVVDTAIVDIEYLVFQLSTESFKKQVEQFSTGVVLQTLTKNDFLKLTIPLPSIEKQKEIVKIQREALQALQRSEDVTSDQKAGITAKSEKELLGFIRHEIGNITGGINNDIENLKNFAERTGIDLDASITGFENGSKISEVFRRMSMNLQDIENLMLNIKGIIEVEEASFNKSEESFEKFITEEIDKISELKDHKVNVLLTVNDFEAIDNGHTIFVDKFQFGVVVRNFIFNTLKHAFEPNSSEREIVFNLRSDDDFYYFDMINNGIPFPEDFQLVDFLKFGGRIDSRKGSGIGGFLIGKVIENHSGTIELMPPGKTLYVEQKTDDQKKATKAEVHFVIKLPKE, from the coding sequence ATGACTTTACACGAAGCCATCCAAAAAGTACTCACGGAGAGCGGCTGTTGCATGACAGCCTCAGAGATTGCAGACAAGGTAAACAGGTTAAAGTTATATCAACGCGGTGACGGAAATCCTGTACCAACCTCGCAGATACATGCGCGGGTGAAAAATTATGCGGCGCTTTTCACTAAGATGGATGGTCAGATTTGCCTCCGAAACAAAGCTTTCTCAACATCAAAAACCGGCATCGGTGAGATTCCTTCTCCCGTGCTGGCTGAAAAACCATCAATTTCGTTCCGGCAAAAGACTCGAACGCTTCATGAAGCCATAACTGATGTTTTGCGCCGCTTCGACCGTCCCATGACCGCCGCTGAAATCGCCGATGAGATAAATAAGCACAACCTTTATCAGAGGGGAGATGGGATGCCGGTGCCTGCCTTTCAGATCCCTTTGCGTGTGCGTCATTATCAAAACCTGTTTTATACGACAAATGATGGAAGAATTGCCCGAATCGTTGTCAAGGAAAAAGATTTGATAACCATTGCCACCGATATCCGTGATGACTTAATACATTTGTTTTATCAGTCCGGTTTTAGCGAAAACAATTTTCAATTGCTGCTGCCTACTTTGTTCCTTTTTAAAAGGATGTTCGACAACCCCGATCTGGCAGAAAAACAACTTAATATTGGTTTTGCAGATATTTCATTTGATGGTGAAGGGTTGGTTCATTTTCTCATTGCCCTGCAAAGCAGTGATGGGCCTTTTTCGCTTAAAGTGGATGGTTTGATCAAAACTTTCACAGAAATCATTGAAAAAAATCAATCGGTTCTTTTTTCTGACGACTACCTAAACACCGATTTAAGTGAACAGAAGGTTTCAAAAAAGGAGTTTGGCGCATTTTTCAAAGAGTTGATTTACAAAATGGCTAAGCAACAAGTTGAAAAAGCGGGGGAGTTCTACACACCTGAAATCGTAAGTAATTTGATTTGTGAGATGATTGGAAATCAAATCAACAAAACCACTCGCGTATACAACCCTGCAACCGGATTTGCAACCATTCCGGCACTATTGGCTCAGAAAACGGGTTCGTCATTCATTTTTGCCGGCGAGGAGATCAATAAAGAGATTTATTTATTGGGATTGATGAACCTGATTGTTAATCACATCAATACAGATGACTTTGTAAATCAAGATTCTTTTGGGAATGAAACTCCAAAGGACAAATTCGATTTTGCTATTTGCGTTCCACCTTTTACTTCGAAGCAATCAAACACTGAAGCAAACGATCATTTTCCGGTAAAGACCAAAGATTTTACGCTTCAATTCATACAACAGTGCGCCCTCAGTTTGCAGACAAATGGCAGGGCGATCATATTGGTTCCTGAGAATGTTTTATACAGCAGCAAGCCCGATTTCATCGAAATACGAAAGTACTTATTGGATAAGAAAAGCATTGCCGGTGTAATTTCATTACCCACTAACCTGTTTAGCCCCATTACAGCTATTAAAACAAGTTTGCTTATTCTTTCAAAGAATGTGAATGAACAAATCACTTTTGTAGAATTGGAAGATTTGGACGATAAGGAACTATTCGAAAAAATTCAAATGATTGGCATGCAGTTTCAGGAGCAACTCCACGAATTTGATAATCAAGTGATGGAGCCATCCATAGATTATGGAATCTCGAATTATTCAAAAACCGGTTATCAGCAAATTGATGCCGAAAGCTACAATCTTTCAGCAAAGAGAAATATGGTCAGTGAGCCTTCTGAACAGGAAAATCAGGTCGCTTTGGAGAGGGTTTTACAACCAGCAAGAGTTCTTTCAGAATGGAATAGGATTGATCCACCTCCTATTGTGACTAATGGAGACCTAAACGAGGCTTTCTCTAAAGTTTACCTTGATTACAAGGCGCTAAAAAGAAATTATAATCTGGCAAATCTCAGATTAGTTAATGATCCGGTGCTACTTATCTCTGGTTTAAGCGCCAATCCAAAACCAACTTTTTACAATCAGGAAAACGGACCAATTTTGATTCCTAATCGCATTCGCGCATTTGTTGTTGATACAGCAATTGTTGATATTGAGTACCTGGTTTTTCAATTGAGTACCGAATCATTCAAAAAGCAAGTTGAACAGTTTTCTACCGGGGTCGTGTTGCAAACATTAACTAAAAATGATTTTTTAAAACTCACCATCCCCCTGCCTTCAATTGAAAAGCAAAAAGAAATTGTAAAAATCCAACGAGAGGCGCTGCAGGCACTCCAGCGAAGTGAAGATGTAACGTCTGACCAAAAAGCCGGTATCACTGCAAAATCAGAAAAAGAGCTTTTGGGATTTATCAGACATGAAATTGGGAATATCACCGGTGGAATAAATAATGACATCGAAAACCTGAAAAATTTCGCAGAACGAACCGGAATTGATTTGGATGCATCAATAACCGGTTTTGAAAATGGTTCGAAAATCAGCGAAGTTTTTAGACGAATGTCCATGAATCTTCAAGATATTGAAAATTTGATGCTTAATATCAAAGGAATTATTGAGGTTGAAGAAGCAAGTTTTAACAAGTCAGAAGAAAGCTTTGAAAAATTCATTACTGAAGAGATTGATAAGATAAGTGAATTGAAAGATCACAAAGTGAATGTTTTGCTAACTGTAAATGACTTTGAGGCTATTGACAATGGTCATACTATTTTTGTAGATAAATTTCAATTTGGCGTAGTAGTTAGAAATTTCATTTTCAATACACTGAAACATGCTTTTGAACCAAATTCATCTGAAAGAGAAATCGTTTTCAATTTACGTTCCGATGATGATTTTTACTATTTCGATATGATTAACAACGGAATACCTTTTCCCGAAGATTTTCAACTGGTGGACTTTTTGAAGTTTGGAGGGCGAATTGACAGCAGAAAAGGGAGTGGCATTGGCGGCTTTCTCATTGGAAAAGTAATCGAGAATCACTCCGGCACAATCGAATTAATGCCACCTGGTAAAACTCTCTATGTCGAACAGAAAACTGACGATCAAAAAAAAGCAACCAAAGCAGAAGTTCATTTTGTCATTAAACTACCAAAAGAATAA
- a CDS encoding cation:proton antiporter, whose product MELPILKEVVIILGLSVLIILLFQRFKMPSILGFLITGIVAGPYGLSLIKASHEVEILAETGIIFLLFVIGIEFSLQGLVKIKNTVLIGGSLQVGGTILLTAFGAYWLGLPPEQAIFMGFLISLSSTAIVLKMLGERGQLKTPQGRIAMGILIFQDLIVVPMILITPLLAGNGGDPFPALILMLGKFILVVGLLFILARFVVPKILFYVVKSRSQELFILTTVVLCFATAWLTSSVGLSLALGAFFAGLIISESDYSHQATANILPFREIFISFFFVSVGMLLDLQYFFDNLWLLLLLTTGVILLKMIIIVLTVIIKKYTVRTAFIAAFTLFQVGEFSFLLSTIGIRNDLITHDVYQSFLVISILTMAITPFLIGYSEILSDLMVRAALPERVRARLTKFQKSKKQLPPEIPTNLHDHLVIVGFGLNGQNVARTARQAGIPQVIVELDQEAFGKAKNENHLVVFGDASSQHILAQVNIHDARVVVIAISDAEEAKKIISTVRESTETAHIIVRTRSVKDIEETLRLGADEVIPEEFETSIEIFTRVLTRYLIPFDQIQSFVTNIRAHNYELLLKAGGEKHFHSPLQLQIPDMVIASLEVQQEDNKIVGKTIFESGLKSHYNVTVLAIRRKNRYITYIDPSLTIEPDDMLYLFGSPANISRVNKYLILEH is encoded by the coding sequence ATGGAGTTACCGATATTAAAAGAGGTAGTGATTATCTTAGGGCTTTCAGTCCTGATCATTTTACTTTTCCAGCGTTTTAAAATGCCTTCCATCCTGGGATTTCTGATAACAGGAATTGTTGCCGGCCCTTATGGACTTAGCTTAATCAAAGCCTCTCACGAAGTTGAGATACTTGCCGAAACGGGCATCATTTTCCTATTATTTGTGATTGGGATCGAATTTTCGCTCCAAGGACTGGTTAAAATCAAAAACACTGTTTTGATCGGAGGTTCACTTCAGGTGGGAGGTACCATCCTGTTGACTGCTTTTGGGGCTTACTGGCTTGGATTGCCGCCAGAACAGGCCATCTTTATGGGATTCCTGATATCGTTAAGCAGCACAGCCATCGTGCTTAAAATGCTGGGGGAACGCGGGCAGTTGAAAACTCCACAAGGTAGGATTGCAATGGGTATCCTGATATTTCAGGATCTTATTGTTGTACCAATGATCCTGATAACCCCGCTACTTGCAGGAAATGGCGGCGACCCATTTCCAGCGCTGATATTAATGCTTGGAAAATTTATACTTGTTGTTGGTCTCCTGTTTATACTTGCCAGGTTTGTAGTGCCAAAAATCTTATTCTATGTTGTGAAAAGCCGAAGTCAGGAATTGTTCATCCTCACTACGGTAGTTTTATGCTTTGCAACCGCCTGGCTTACCTCTTCCGTCGGCCTGTCCCTGGCCCTGGGAGCATTTTTCGCAGGATTGATCATTTCCGAGTCGGATTACAGTCATCAGGCAACTGCCAACATTTTGCCGTTCCGCGAAATATTTATCAGCTTCTTTTTTGTCTCCGTCGGGATGCTGCTTGATTTGCAATACTTTTTTGACAATCTTTGGTTGCTGTTGCTTTTAACAACCGGGGTTATTTTACTTAAAATGATCATTATTGTGCTCACCGTTATAATTAAAAAATATACTGTCCGGACGGCATTCATTGCGGCTTTCACACTTTTTCAGGTGGGTGAGTTTTCATTCTTGCTTTCAACCATCGGGATTCGGAATGATCTGATTACCCATGATGTCTATCAAAGCTTTCTGGTCATCTCAATACTCACCATGGCGATAACACCTTTTCTGATTGGCTACTCTGAGATCCTCTCCGACCTGATGGTCAGGGCTGCTTTACCGGAAAGGGTTCGTGCCCGTTTAACAAAGTTTCAGAAGAGCAAAAAGCAGTTGCCTCCTGAGATACCGACAAATTTACACGATCACCTGGTAATTGTAGGGTTCGGACTGAATGGTCAAAATGTAGCACGCACTGCGCGCCAGGCCGGAATCCCGCAGGTAATCGTCGAACTTGATCAGGAAGCTTTCGGGAAGGCAAAAAATGAAAATCACCTGGTTGTTTTTGGTGATGCATCCAGTCAGCATATCCTCGCACAGGTCAACATCCATGATGCCAGGGTAGTGGTAATCGCTATCTCAGATGCCGAAGAAGCAAAGAAGATTATTTCCACTGTTCGTGAAAGCACAGAAACTGCTCATATTATTGTCAGAACGCGCTCAGTAAAGGATATTGAGGAAACACTCCGCTTAGGCGCAGATGAAGTAATCCCGGAAGAATTTGAAACCTCCATCGAAATTTTCACCAGAGTGCTCACCCGTTACTTAATCCCTTTTGATCAGATTCAATCTTTTGTCACCAACATCAGGGCACATAACTATGAACTCCTTTTAAAAGCCGGAGGTGAAAAACACTTTCATTCACCATTGCAATTGCAAATTCCTGATATGGTGATTGCCTCCCTGGAGGTGCAGCAGGAAGACAATAAGATTGTCGGAAAAACAATCTTTGAAAGCGGATTAAAGAGCCACTATAACGTCACGGTACTGGCCATAAGAAGGAAAAACAGATATATCACCTACATTGATCCTTCTTTAACGATTGAGCCCGACGATATGCTTTACCTTTTTGGTTCACCTGCAAACATTTCGAGAGTGAATAAATACCTGATTTTGGAGCATTGA
- the hydE gene encoding [FeFe] hydrogenase H-cluster radical SAM maturase HydE, with amino-acid sequence MLTTKAILKLSELSRDDIIELLQLEGEEKKLLFEKSAAVKREYVQDKVYFRGLIEFSNICSKNCCYCGIRKSNRRAVRYNLTDEEIVGAAKFALDNRYGSIVLQSGELKSRKVTHRITKLLDKIHQATDNKLRITLSCGEQEKGTYQQWMDHGATRYLLRIESSNRELYNKLHPNNELHSFDNRLKSLYYLKDTGFQVGTGVMIGLPFQTYEDLADDLLWMKTFDIDMVGMGPYLEHADTPLYQFRHLLLPLEKRFDLALKMIAVLRIMMKDINIAAATALQSIDKIGREKAVMIGANVIMPNITPCNYRDQYKLYDNKPCTDESPADCKSCLEMRISLAKNKIAYNEWGDSKRWEGRNTE; translated from the coding sequence ATGTTAACAACTAAAGCAATACTAAAACTTTCTGAACTCTCGAGGGATGATATTATTGAACTCCTTCAACTTGAAGGTGAAGAAAAAAAGTTACTGTTCGAGAAATCGGCAGCTGTCAAACGGGAATATGTTCAGGATAAAGTCTATTTCCGCGGATTAATTGAGTTTTCTAATATCTGCTCAAAAAACTGCTGCTATTGTGGCATCCGGAAGTCAAACCGCAGAGCGGTAAGATACAATCTGACTGATGAAGAAATTGTCGGGGCTGCAAAATTTGCCCTCGACAACCGCTATGGATCAATCGTACTGCAATCCGGAGAACTTAAAAGCCGGAAAGTTACCCATCGTATTACTAAGCTCCTGGATAAAATTCACCAGGCAACGGATAACAAACTCCGGATAACCTTGTCGTGCGGCGAGCAGGAAAAAGGGACTTACCAGCAATGGATGGATCATGGAGCTACCAGGTATTTACTCCGCATCGAATCATCGAACAGGGAGCTTTACAACAAATTACATCCAAACAACGAACTTCACTCTTTTGACAATCGCCTGAAAAGCCTTTACTACCTGAAAGATACCGGTTTTCAGGTCGGTACCGGTGTGATGATCGGCCTGCCGTTCCAAACTTATGAAGACCTTGCCGATGATCTTCTCTGGATGAAAACATTCGATATCGACATGGTGGGTATGGGACCTTATCTCGAACATGCCGACACGCCACTTTACCAATTCCGGCATCTGCTGTTACCTTTGGAGAAGCGCTTTGACCTGGCGCTGAAGATGATTGCCGTTTTGAGAATCATGATGAAAGACATCAATATTGCCGCTGCCACAGCCCTGCAATCCATCGACAAAATCGGACGAGAAAAGGCGGTGATGATCGGCGCCAACGTGATCATGCCCAACATCACGCCTTGCAACTACCGCGATCAGTACAAACTTTACGACAACAAACCCTGCACTGACGAAAGTCCTGCCGATTGCAAATCTTGTCTTGAAATGCGGATCAGCCTGGCAAAGAACAAAATTGCTTATAACGAGTGGGGGGATTCGAAGCGATGGGAAGGGAGAAATACTGAATAA